One genomic segment of Mesoaciditoga lauensis cd-1655R = DSM 25116 includes these proteins:
- a CDS encoding metal-dependent hydrolase, which translates to MKMQYLGHSVVLIETMGKRIIIDPFISDNPQCPISLEELPKIDYIAVTHGHGDHIGNTVEISKRDDATVISNYEICSYLQNKGVKTHPMHIGGAFTFDFGRIKLTPAFHGSSIAEGDNIIYAGMPAGVLIESDGKKIYHAGDTGLTVEMQLLKDENVDVAFLPIGGNFVMDEKDAVKAASFILPKRVVPIHYNTWDIIKADVDYFKKEVEKLGVDCIVMKPGETLEV; encoded by the coding sequence ATGAAAATGCAGTATCTTGGGCATTCCGTAGTTTTAATTGAAACCATGGGAAAACGTATCATAATCGATCCATTCATTTCGGACAATCCTCAATGTCCTATTTCTCTTGAAGAACTTCCAAAAATAGATTATATAGCCGTGACGCACGGTCATGGTGACCACATAGGCAATACAGTTGAAATATCAAAAAGAGACGATGCTACTGTTATTTCAAACTACGAAATCTGCTCCTATCTTCAAAATAAGGGCGTGAAAACGCATCCTATGCATATTGGAGGTGCTTTTACATTTGATTTTGGTAGGATAAAGCTAACGCCAGCCTTTCATGGTTCTTCGATTGCCGAAGGCGACAACATCATATACGCCGGCATGCCAGCTGGTGTTTTAATAGAATCGGATGGCAAAAAAATATATCACGCTGGTGATACTGGCTTAACCGTTGAAATGCAACTACTGAAAGATGAAAATGTGGATGTGGCTTTCTTGCCAATAGGTGGAAACTTCGTTATGGATGAAAAAGATGCCGTAAAAGCAGCCTCTTTTATCCTTCCAAAACGTGTTGTTCCAATTCACTACAACACGTGGGATATCATAAAAGCTGATGTGGATTATTTCAAAAAAGAAGTGGAAAAGCTTGGCGTAGATTGTATTGTTATGAAACCGGGTGAAACGTTAGAAGTTTAA
- a CDS encoding HD domain-containing phosphohydrolase, with product MKIRAYLLIWFFIILLTSLGAFIWFETENFHLKKNSMISKEAEDYDKNMESVLMNVVEDFSGSLPVYVHKFSSVQNQDSIDNVLKNIRDNYGADWAFVTINGENYIYPFVKTASTVLPSSRPWFISSTSSMFKVVGNEFYSEYLHYPIVMMSVAVQSEGKLEVGGVIFKENRFFSMIASKMNGKNFLIVKDGKIVYPNNLSIKNLAPNAIINLNGSKYLLEFEKYDEMVRRVRINSNTSYDIVFLLPYTLISERLFYSIGTPLITFSIVMVLIFLSFLIAAGRIVNSITALSDIASNMDLKRMSLEVNPRLEQKVKKFKETNKIYSKIVEMFQDIMAHIEELKATNEELEASYEDIENLSNGLAVESTRLRELSESSKLIALSSDTNEAASILLDKIINMYNCEGAVLLDIRGENAKIVRSQGKRFEIPSLGPIKDKLRNGSSTTVSKNKKSYYITPILFGSNPIAVLVMMFERTMPREEELEYIADFSTHFAAVLNSNRMIEELRNSYIYLAEKFAEISEIYDYETGSHIHRVGKYSELIAKELGMSDTFIEQIGIYAMIHDIGKLKVPREILMKNGPLTFEEFEEMKKHTLYGEMILGDAPFLEMARHIARSHHEKYDGSGYPDGLKGNEIPIEARIVAISDVYDALRSKRRYKPALTHEKAVEIITKGDGRTLPQHFDPDVLMIFEKRHHEFARIYETFNG from the coding sequence TTGAAAATAAGAGCATACCTTCTTATTTGGTTCTTCATTATTCTTCTCACATCGTTGGGAGCATTTATATGGTTTGAAACCGAAAATTTCCACTTGAAAAAAAATTCCATGATTTCAAAAGAAGCGGAAGATTACGACAAGAATATGGAATCTGTTCTCATGAATGTTGTGGAAGATTTTTCGGGTTCGTTGCCCGTTTACGTTCATAAATTCTCGTCCGTACAAAATCAGGATAGTATTGATAACGTTTTAAAAAACATAAGGGATAACTACGGTGCCGACTGGGCTTTTGTGACCATCAATGGAGAGAATTATATTTATCCCTTCGTAAAAACAGCTTCTACCGTGCTTCCATCATCGAGACCGTGGTTTATATCCTCGACTTCTTCCATGTTCAAAGTGGTTGGAAATGAGTTCTACTCAGAGTATCTTCATTATCCTATTGTTATGATGAGTGTGGCCGTTCAAAGTGAAGGAAAGTTGGAAGTTGGAGGAGTTATTTTCAAAGAAAACAGATTCTTTTCTATGATAGCTTCAAAGATGAATGGCAAAAATTTTCTTATAGTAAAAGATGGAAAAATCGTATATCCTAACAATTTGAGTATAAAAAATCTTGCTCCCAACGCGATAATAAATTTGAACGGAAGTAAATATCTCCTGGAATTTGAAAAATATGACGAAATGGTAAGAAGAGTTAGAATAAACTCCAACACCTCATACGATATCGTTTTTCTACTTCCTTACACGCTCATATCTGAAAGGTTATTTTATTCTATTGGAACTCCACTTATCACATTTTCAATTGTTATGGTCCTTATATTCTTATCTTTTTTAATAGCCGCAGGGCGTATTGTGAATTCCATCACCGCGCTTTCGGATATCGCTTCGAATATGGATTTGAAGCGGATGAGCTTAGAGGTTAATCCAAGATTAGAGCAAAAGGTTAAAAAGTTTAAAGAGACAAACAAGATCTATTCCAAGATAGTAGAGATGTTTCAAGATATAATGGCTCATATCGAAGAGTTGAAAGCGACCAATGAAGAGTTAGAAGCTTCATATGAGGATATAGAGAATCTTTCCAACGGCCTTGCCGTGGAATCTACACGCTTGAGGGAACTTTCAGAATCATCTAAACTCATAGCTTTATCAAGTGATACAAACGAAGCCGCAAGCATCCTTTTGGACAAGATAATAAACATGTACAACTGTGAAGGAGCCGTGTTGCTTGATATAAGAGGAGAAAATGCAAAGATAGTACGTTCGCAGGGAAAAAGATTTGAAATTCCTTCCCTTGGACCGATAAAAGATAAATTGAGAAATGGCTCTTCCACAACTGTGAGCAAAAACAAGAAGAGTTACTACATAACACCCATTCTTTTCGGTTCTAATCCAATTGCGGTTCTTGTGATGATGTTCGAAAGAACCATGCCAAGAGAAGAAGAGTTGGAATACATTGCCGACTTTTCAACCCATTTTGCGGCTGTGTTGAATTCAAATAGAATGATAGAAGAATTGAGAAATTCTTACATCTATTTGGCAGAGAAATTTGCCGAAATAAGCGAAATATACGATTACGAAACCGGCTCTCATATTCACAGGGTGGGAAAGTACAGTGAGCTCATAGCAAAGGAATTAGGCATGTCTGATACGTTCATTGAACAAATAGGAATATATGCCATGATCCATGATATAGGAAAGTTAAAAGTTCCAAGAGAGATTTTGATGAAAAACGGGCCACTTACCTTCGAAGAATTTGAAGAGATGAAAAAGCACACTTTGTACGGTGAAATGATACTTGGAGATGCACCATTCCTCGAAATGGCAAGGCACATAGCGAGATCTCATCATGAAAAATACGATGGAAGCGGTTATCCAGACGGTCTAAAGGGCAACGAAATCCCGATAGAAGCGAGAATTGTGGCGATATCAGATGTTTACGATGCCCTCAGATCAAAACGAAGATACAAACCCGCCCTTACACATGAAAAAGCTGTGGAGATCATAACAAAGGGCGATGGCAGGACACTTCCCCAACATTTTGATCCGGACGTGCTGATGATATTCGAAAAGCGTCATCACGAATTCGCAAGAATATACGAAACTTTCAACGGTTGA
- a CDS encoding pyruvate carboxylase subunit B, with the protein MAREIGFMDTTLRDAHQSLLATRMKTSEMLPILEEMDSVGYHAFEMWGGATFDSCMRYLDEDPWERLKSIRKKVKNTKLQMLLRGQNILGYSNYPDDVLELFIKKAIEDGIDVIRVFDALNDPRNLQKSIEIAKKHGAHVQGAISYTTSPVHTVEKYMEFAKSLVDMGVDSICIKDMAGLLTAPMAYKMVRELKKRFSLPVEVHSHFTTGLADAAYYASLEAGAEVIDTAISALAYGTSQPAVEPFVAMINDTDNLKTRLDLEKLSKINKYFMKVRENHKDTDVALKGIDTRVLEAQVPGGMLSNLVSQLRSQNALDRYDEVMKEMPIVRKELGYPPLVTPTSQVVGVQAVLNVLSGERYKIITNETKKYVKGMYGKPPAPIDPDVMKKVLGDEKPITVRPADLLEPALDRLREEIGVLAQSDEDLLSYAIFPQVAKKFLEKKYVARIKVDFDIVDQNVQEFPDVTVYPAS; encoded by the coding sequence ATGGCAAGAGAAATAGGTTTTATGGATACAACTCTCAGAGATGCGCATCAATCGTTACTTGCCACTCGCATGAAGACATCAGAAATGTTGCCGATATTGGAAGAAATGGACTCAGTTGGATATCACGCTTTTGAAATGTGGGGAGGCGCCACTTTTGATTCATGCATGAGGTATTTGGATGAAGACCCGTGGGAAAGGTTAAAATCCATTAGAAAAAAGGTGAAAAATACCAAACTTCAGATGCTTTTAAGAGGGCAGAATATCTTGGGTTACTCCAATTACCCAGATGATGTTTTAGAGCTTTTTATAAAAAAAGCCATTGAAGATGGAATAGATGTTATAAGAGTCTTTGACGCTTTAAACGATCCAAGGAACTTACAAAAGTCCATAGAAATAGCAAAAAAACACGGTGCACACGTTCAAGGGGCCATAAGTTACACGACCAGTCCGGTCCATACGGTTGAAAAGTACATGGAATTTGCGAAATCCCTTGTGGACATGGGAGTGGATTCAATATGTATAAAGGACATGGCTGGATTGTTAACAGCTCCCATGGCTTACAAAATGGTAAGGGAATTGAAGAAGAGATTTTCATTACCTGTGGAAGTTCATTCACATTTCACAACGGGTTTGGCCGATGCGGCTTACTACGCTTCGCTTGAAGCGGGCGCAGAGGTAATAGATACTGCAATAAGCGCTTTGGCATATGGAACAAGTCAACCAGCAGTCGAGCCTTTTGTTGCAATGATAAACGATACGGACAATCTGAAAACACGACTTGATTTGGAGAAGCTCTCTAAGATCAACAAATATTTTATGAAAGTAAGAGAAAATCACAAAGATACGGATGTTGCTTTAAAGGGAATAGACACGAGAGTTTTGGAAGCTCAGGTTCCCGGTGGAATGCTTTCAAATCTTGTAAGCCAGTTGAGATCTCAAAACGCGCTTGACAGATACGATGAAGTCATGAAAGAGATGCCGATTGTAAGAAAAGAGCTTGGATATCCGCCCCTTGTTACACCAACGAGTCAAGTTGTCGGCGTTCAAGCGGTTTTGAACGTGCTAAGTGGCGAGAGGTATAAGATAATAACCAACGAAACCAAAAAGTATGTCAAAGGTATGTACGGAAAACCACCGGCTCCAATCGATCCAGACGTCATGAAAAAAGTCTTAGGAGACGAAAAACCAATAACAGTTCGGCCTGCTGATCTGCTTGAACCTGCATTAGACAGGCTAAGAGAAGAAATCGGTGTTTTAGCACAAAGCGACGAAGATCTTTTAAGTTACGCTATTTTCCCGCAGGTGGCGAAAAAGTTTTTGGAAAAGAAATATGTTGCACGCATAAAAGTTGATTTTGACATAGTCGATCAAAACGTTCAAGAATTTCCAGATGTGACGGTTTACCCAGCTTCATGA
- the coaE gene encoding dephospho-CoA kinase (Dephospho-CoA kinase (CoaE) performs the final step in coenzyme A biosynthesis.) — protein MKFIAITGGIGTGKSTVTKFIREKGYVTIDADEVGHEALKEKEIKMLVSKEFEIPLDKNGEINRKKLGKIVFSDRKKLNRLNSILHPQIVKMILDKLRSLSNMEEVFVEAAVLFEMKLDRYADYIIVTDCSDELRMDRIMKREHISRKEAMLRIKTQLSREDFLKRADYVINTSKSLQYTLNQVSILLQLKPWSDKI, from the coding sequence TTGAAATTCATCGCCATAACAGGAGGAATAGGAACCGGAAAAAGCACTGTCACAAAATTCATAAGGGAGAAAGGATACGTCACAATAGACGCAGATGAAGTGGGACATGAGGCGTTAAAAGAAAAAGAGATAAAAATGCTTGTGTCGAAAGAATTTGAAATTCCACTTGATAAGAATGGCGAAATAAATAGAAAAAAGCTTGGAAAGATCGTGTTCTCAGATCGAAAAAAGCTCAATCGGCTTAATTCTATACTTCACCCACAAATTGTTAAAATGATCCTTGACAAGCTTCGTTCACTTTCGAATATGGAAGAAGTTTTTGTTGAAGCGGCCGTTCTTTTTGAGATGAAACTGGATAGATACGCTGACTATATAATAGTGACGGATTGTTCAGATGAACTCAGAATGGATAGGATTATGAAGAGAGAACATATTTCAAGGAAGGAAGCTATGTTGAGAATAAAAACGCAATTAAGCCGAGAAGATTTTTTAAAAAGAGCGGATTACGTTATAAACACCTCAAAAAGTTTGCAATATACCCTCAATCAAGTCTCAATTCTGTTGCAATTAAAGCCATGGAGTGATAAAATATAA
- a CDS encoding Rqc2 family fibronectin-binding protein translates to MPYDALMVSKIVKEISTPTFLTGIHQGKRGIVVFSLKGKDMILDMNVWPHVHLTEKAEVSSNNPTPFISILRSHLKGGILKKVEQVNFDRVIKFTIEVKNLIGESETFEIYHEVTGAFGNLILTKDGVCISAFKNVISDKRTIVKGAKYMSPLENRKGLEELNLNIFDNQSGKLHLFLVKNIRGLSKKTAIEIAKRAQISFDSDVEALSTLEKEKILETIKEVFIQAKERGAYVLIENDVAKDVYSFAPAGEWKYFESASEAIEYFLNAKKKHSVFESKKADLLKKVKRFLRKTESTLEKIRKEIHAVKNADEFKRYGELIISQLYNLPKRSEYVEVTDWENGEKVRIELDPRIDVSKNAKRFFEMYSKMKKKEEGVKKRLRIMEKRLVYFQQLLDDVQNAASIEELFDIENELVVTGFVKKSKKRMKKVKESNLLEVEYNGFKILIGKNNIQNDRITTKTASHDDLWFHAREVPGAHVVVVSAGRKVPEDVIKMAASLAAGHCRYKESPWVDVDYTTIKNVSKPKGARPGFVLYKKFKTIRVRPCKEISQCGEK, encoded by the coding sequence ATGCCATACGATGCTCTTATGGTTTCTAAAATAGTTAAAGAAATAAGTACCCCTACCTTTTTAACTGGCATTCATCAGGGAAAGCGCGGAATTGTGGTTTTTTCCTTGAAAGGGAAGGACATGATCTTAGACATGAACGTGTGGCCCCATGTTCATTTAACCGAAAAGGCTGAAGTTTCTAGCAACAATCCCACTCCATTTATCTCCATTCTTCGTTCTCATCTTAAAGGAGGAATTCTAAAAAAAGTCGAGCAGGTGAATTTTGATAGGGTTATAAAATTTACCATAGAGGTGAAGAATCTCATTGGAGAGTCGGAAACGTTTGAAATTTATCATGAGGTTACCGGTGCATTTGGAAATTTGATTCTCACAAAAGATGGTGTATGTATAAGCGCTTTTAAAAACGTTATTTCTGATAAAAGAACCATAGTAAAAGGCGCCAAATACATGTCACCTCTTGAAAACAGAAAAGGTTTGGAAGAGTTAAACTTGAATATCTTTGACAATCAATCTGGGAAATTGCATCTCTTCTTGGTAAAAAATATCAGGGGGTTGTCGAAAAAAACGGCCATAGAAATTGCAAAACGCGCCCAAATAAGCTTCGATAGTGACGTTGAAGCCTTAAGTACTCTTGAAAAAGAAAAAATTTTGGAAACGATAAAAGAGGTATTTATTCAAGCAAAGGAAAGGGGAGCATACGTTTTAATTGAAAACGATGTTGCAAAAGATGTGTATTCATTTGCTCCCGCTGGAGAATGGAAATATTTCGAAAGTGCTAGTGAAGCCATAGAGTACTTTCTTAACGCTAAAAAGAAGCATAGCGTCTTTGAATCGAAAAAAGCTGATCTGTTGAAAAAGGTCAAACGTTTTTTAAGAAAAACGGAATCAACACTTGAAAAGATAAGAAAAGAGATACACGCTGTGAAAAATGCAGATGAATTTAAAAGATACGGTGAATTGATCATTTCCCAACTTTACAATTTACCGAAAAGGTCTGAATACGTTGAAGTTACCGATTGGGAAAACGGAGAAAAAGTCCGCATTGAACTGGATCCGAGAATTGACGTTTCAAAGAACGCCAAACGTTTTTTTGAGATGTACTCAAAGATGAAGAAGAAGGAAGAGGGAGTTAAAAAAAGGCTGAGAATCATGGAAAAAAGGTTGGTGTATTTCCAACAGCTCTTGGACGATGTTCAAAATGCTGCTTCGATAGAAGAGCTTTTCGACATCGAAAATGAATTGGTAGTAACAGGATTCGTGAAAAAAAGCAAAAAACGAATGAAAAAGGTCAAAGAATCCAACCTTTTGGAAGTTGAATATAATGGGTTCAAAATTTTGATCGGTAAGAACAACATTCAGAATGATCGCATAACTACCAAAACAGCCTCTCATGATGATCTTTGGTTTCATGCGAGGGAAGTACCCGGTGCACATGTAGTTGTTGTGAGTGCCGGAAGAAAAGTGCCTGAAGATGTAATAAAAATGGCAGCATCTTTGGCCGCAGGTCATTGCAGATATAAGGAATCGCCCTGGGTGGATGTAGACTACACCACAATAAAAAACGTATCCAAACCTAAAGGAGCGCGCCCTGGATTTGTCTTATACAAGAAATTTAAGACTATCAGGGTAAGGCCTTGCAAAGAAATCTCGCAATGTGGTGAAAAGTAA
- the ligA gene encoding NAD-dependent DNA ligase LigA, with amino-acid sequence MSEIPKNVKRKVQELRKEIEYHNYRYYTLNDPVITDYEYDALMKELVELEKKYPQLSSPSSPTQRVGYKILEGFKSVEHPSFMYSLDNSYSMDDMVEFDKRVKKLLSVSQVDYVCEMKIDGLSIRLVYENGELTLAATRGDGKVGEDVTENVKMIHTIPLILQQRVNVEVRGEIYMSYTEFKKLNFQREEAGLPLFANPRNAAAGTLRQLDTSEVAKRHLDSFIYTLISPEKYGVKTQWDALNYMDKLGFKVNKESKLVHDLKEMQEYLAWCQEHRYEVDFPIDGAVIKVNDFSYQEKLGFTAKYPRWAIAYKFPAEQARTKIKDIKIQVGRTGILTPVAELEPVKLAGTIVKRASLHNFDYIQKRDIRIGDVVLVEKAGEIIPQVIKPIVEERNGTEKMIEIPKECPVCGGPVGKLDEKDVAIRCLNPYCPAKIEAWIENFASRKAMDIRGLGEKLVKKLVKLGMLKDPSDIYELKAEKIANLEKMGKKSAENLIKEIEKSKDAPLHKVITALGIPMVGEGTALLLEKKFSSLEDLMNADKDSLMKIDGIGEKVAESIVSFFSMEETKKMVRKLLSHGIGKGTIRKENEFQPLKGLKFVITGTLSISRDKMKERLSALGADVSSTVSSKTDFLLVGENPGSKLDKARKLGVKILKEDELEKLINQSKTNS; translated from the coding sequence ATGAGTGAAATTCCCAAAAATGTAAAAAGAAAAGTACAAGAACTTAGAAAAGAAATAGAATATCATAACTACCGTTATTACACCTTGAATGATCCTGTTATAACGGACTACGAATACGATGCCTTGATGAAGGAGCTCGTAGAACTTGAAAAAAAATACCCTCAGCTTTCCTCACCTTCTTCTCCAACACAAAGGGTAGGTTACAAAATACTTGAAGGATTCAAAAGTGTTGAACACCCTTCTTTCATGTACAGTCTTGACAACTCTTATTCAATGGACGACATGGTTGAGTTTGACAAAAGAGTCAAAAAGTTGCTTTCCGTTTCACAAGTTGATTACGTTTGTGAGATGAAAATAGATGGACTTTCCATACGATTGGTATACGAAAACGGAGAATTAACGTTGGCCGCAACTCGAGGAGATGGAAAGGTCGGAGAAGATGTCACGGAGAACGTGAAAATGATACATACCATTCCTCTCATACTCCAACAAAGAGTAAACGTAGAAGTAAGAGGTGAAATCTACATGTCTTACACGGAGTTCAAAAAATTGAACTTCCAAAGAGAAGAAGCTGGTCTGCCCCTCTTTGCCAACCCCAGGAATGCGGCCGCTGGAACGCTAAGGCAGTTGGATACTTCGGAAGTCGCCAAGCGCCATTTGGATTCCTTCATATACACTTTGATCTCCCCAGAGAAATACGGTGTAAAAACTCAATGGGATGCACTGAATTACATGGATAAGTTGGGATTCAAGGTGAACAAAGAATCGAAGTTGGTACATGACCTCAAAGAGATGCAAGAATATCTTGCATGGTGCCAAGAACATCGATACGAAGTAGATTTTCCAATAGATGGTGCCGTTATAAAAGTTAACGACTTTTCCTATCAAGAGAAATTGGGATTTACCGCAAAATACCCAAGATGGGCCATAGCTTACAAGTTCCCCGCTGAACAAGCGAGAACGAAAATCAAAGATATAAAAATCCAGGTTGGAAGAACCGGAATACTTACACCTGTCGCCGAATTAGAACCGGTAAAGCTTGCCGGCACGATTGTTAAAAGGGCTTCACTTCACAACTTCGATTACATCCAAAAAAGAGATATTCGCATTGGCGACGTTGTACTTGTTGAGAAAGCCGGCGAAATAATTCCTCAGGTCATCAAACCCATCGTTGAAGAAAGAAACGGCACTGAGAAAATGATAGAAATACCAAAAGAATGTCCTGTTTGTGGTGGACCGGTTGGAAAATTGGATGAAAAAGATGTGGCCATTAGATGTCTTAATCCTTACTGTCCAGCCAAGATAGAAGCGTGGATTGAAAATTTTGCGTCTCGTAAAGCAATGGACATACGAGGTTTAGGTGAAAAATTGGTGAAAAAGTTGGTGAAGTTGGGCATGCTCAAAGATCCATCCGACATTTATGAGCTCAAAGCTGAAAAGATAGCGAATTTGGAAAAGATGGGTAAAAAATCTGCAGAAAATCTAATAAAAGAGATTGAAAAATCAAAAGATGCCCCTTTGCACAAAGTTATAACTGCTCTGGGAATTCCCATGGTAGGAGAAGGAACGGCTTTGTTGCTCGAGAAAAAGTTCTCTTCTCTTGAAGACCTTATGAACGCTGATAAGGATTCACTCATGAAAATAGATGGAATTGGAGAAAAAGTTGCCGAATCGATAGTCAGCTTTTTTTCGATGGAAGAAACCAAAAAAATGGTTCGAAAGCTTTTATCACACGGCATAGGAAAGGGTACCATAAGAAAAGAAAACGAATTTCAGCCGTTAAAGGGATTGAAATTCGTGATAACGGGCACTCTTTCCATTTCAAGAGATAAAATGAAAGAGCGCCTCAGCGCTCTCGGTGCAGATGTTTCATCTACCGTTTCATCAAAAACGGATTTTCTTCTTGTCGGAGAAAACCCGGGTTCAAAATTAGATAAAGCAAGAAAGCTTGGCGTAAAAATCTTAAAAGAAGACGAGCTTGAAAAGCTTATCAATCAATCAAAAACCAATTCATAG
- a CDS encoding OsmC family protein, which yields MSVKLEWKGNMKFAAYTPSGHEVMLDSSINSGGEDTAARPMELLLVSLVGCTAMDVISILKKMKAFPENFRVEVEYERAPEHPKIYTKIHLKYIFKNAPSKAKAEKAVELSQNKYCSVSAMLKKASDLTYELVFD from the coding sequence ATGAGTGTAAAACTTGAATGGAAAGGAAATATGAAATTCGCAGCCTACACGCCTTCCGGACATGAAGTGATGCTCGACTCTTCTATCAACAGTGGCGGAGAAGATACTGCTGCCCGCCCAATGGAGTTACTACTCGTCTCGTTGGTTGGATGCACGGCCATGGATGTCATATCCATTTTGAAAAAAATGAAAGCCTTTCCGGAAAATTTCAGAGTGGAGGTAGAATACGAGCGAGCACCTGAACATCCTAAAATTTACACAAAAATTCATCTTAAATACATTTTCAAAAATGCGCCATCTAAAGCCAAAGCTGAAAAAGCTGTAGAACTTTCCCAAAACAAATACTGCAGCGTTTCGGCGATGCTTAAAAAGGCGTCAGATCTTACCTATGAATTGGTTTTTGATTGA
- a CDS encoding ABC transporter substrate-binding protein, translated as MKKILIVVLALSVVLMGSAFAAKTVVTFWNSMGGAQGKALSQIVDEFNAQHPNIEVKSIYVGNYGVLVQKLLAGAVSGQLPTMSQVYSNWTAQLMKSNVVQPMQKFIDDPNVGLSKSQLADIWKPFIKANTWNGKIYTLPFNKSIYILYVNTDALMLAGLDIPRTIPELIKDAKLLTIKDSSGKVIQYGLGLRTTVDTFEVFLRQEGGHILTPDFKRGNLDSKVALDTLKMLVDLVKSGTTFAQGGYLDGPFGNGKIAMYVDTSAGISYTARSVGGKFAWTIAPVPKGKVQAPPFAGTDIAIFKTASEAQQKAAWEFTKFLLKPEIQAFWAIKTGYLPVVKSALDTQAWKDYSASNPMAKVLISQIPYGSFDPGIAEWYTIRTKVGAAVSDAMFLKKTPEEALQYAQDQINKILGVKK; from the coding sequence ATGAAGAAGATCCTGATTGTCGTTTTGGCCTTATCGGTAGTGTTGATGGGAAGCGCATTTGCAGCCAAAACGGTGGTAACATTCTGGAATTCCATGGGTGGGGCCCAGGGAAAAGCCCTGAGCCAAATAGTAGATGAATTCAACGCCCAGCATCCAAACATCGAGGTCAAATCGATTTACGTTGGAAACTACGGTGTTTTGGTTCAAAAGCTTCTTGCCGGCGCTGTCAGCGGCCAATTACCTACGATGAGCCAAGTTTACTCTAACTGGACAGCTCAGCTTATGAAATCTAACGTAGTTCAACCCATGCAAAAATTCATCGACGATCCAAACGTTGGGCTTTCAAAATCACAGCTTGCTGATATATGGAAACCTTTCATAAAAGCGAACACCTGGAATGGTAAAATATACACCCTTCCATTCAACAAATCTATCTATATACTCTACGTTAACACGGATGCTCTTATGCTTGCAGGCCTTGACATCCCAAGAACCATTCCTGAACTGATTAAAGATGCCAAACTTCTCACCATAAAGGATTCATCTGGAAAAGTCATACAGTATGGGCTCGGCTTAAGGACAACGGTCGATACCTTTGAAGTCTTCTTGAGACAAGAAGGCGGACACATTCTTACACCAGATTTCAAACGTGGAAATCTTGATTCCAAAGTTGCCCTTGATACTTTAAAAATGTTGGTTGATCTCGTTAAGAGTGGAACCACTTTCGCCCAAGGTGGATACTTGGATGGACCATTTGGAAACGGGAAAATAGCGATGTACGTGGATACATCCGCTGGGATTTCCTACACCGCAAGAAGCGTTGGAGGAAAATTTGCTTGGACAATAGCTCCAGTTCCAAAAGGAAAAGTTCAAGCTCCTCCATTTGCAGGAACGGATATAGCTATATTCAAAACGGCTTCTGAAGCACAACAAAAAGCCGCTTGGGAATTCACCAAATTCCTTTTGAAACCAGAAATTCAAGCATTCTGGGCTATAAAAACAGGTTATCTGCCCGTTGTTAAGAGCGCGTTGGATACTCAAGCCTGGAAAGATTATTCTGCTTCCAACCCAATGGCAAAAGTCTTGATTTCTCAGATTCCATACGGTTCCTTCGATCCTGGAATAGCAGAATGGTACACGATAAGAACGAAAGTCGGAGCGGCAGTTTCCGATGCCATGTTCCTCAAGAAGACCCCAGAAGAAGCGTTGCAATACGCTCAAGATCAGATAAACAAAATACTTGGGGTGAAGAAATAA